CTCTGCCCAACGCGCGGTTCTTCCAGGTGGAATGCGAGTTGGGGCAGGCAGCGTTCCATGTCGCCCGCCTTAAGCACCATCTCATAGTGCTCAGTCTTGAAACGCGCCGACATCGCTTCTGCCTTCACGCGTTCGTCGAATGAGAGCTCGATGCCGGAAGCTGAGCTTAGATCGAATCCACAGGTAAAGGTCTTCAGGTTTGGAAAGTGGGTGGCAGCAATCGCCGTGATGGATCCAGAATCCATCCCGCCCGAAAGATAGCTACCGAGCTCGACGTCGCTGACAAGCTGGCGCTTCACGGCCTGGCTGAAAAGGCGATCCAACTCCTCCCGATACTCCGCGTCGGTGGCACGCGTGTCAGGTTCGCGGAACCGGTAATCCCAGTATTGCGTCTTCTTTAGGTCAAAGCCGTCTTGGCGAAGGTCCAGCGTTGCGAAATGGCCCGCCGGAAAAAGCTCCATGTCCTTTAGAAGGGTCTTGGACGTAAACAGGTTCTGGAATGTGAAGTATTCCAGCAGCGCGCCTTCGTCGAGATGACGGCGAAAGTCGGGATTTGCGAGAATGCCCTTTTGTTCTGAGCTGAAGTAGAACCGTCCGCCTTGGTGCGCGACATAGAGCGGCTTGATCCCATAGCGATCGCGCGCCAGGAGCAGCGTCTTCTCCTTGCGATCCCAAAGGGCGAATGCGAACATTCCATTCAGGCGCTGGAGGGCTTCGGTGCCCCAATGCGCGAGCGCGACCAACAACACTTCAGTGTCGCTATCCGAGCGGAACCAGTACCCCGCCTGTTCCAGTTCGCGGCGGAGTTCACGGAAGTTATAGATCTCGCCATTGTAAACGAGCACGTACCGGTGCTCGAGACTGACCATCGGCTGGGCGGCCTGTGGGCTAAGATCGATGATCGCTAACCGGCGGTGTCCCAGCCCCACCGGGCCCTCGGTCCAGTAGCCTTCTCCGTCCGGACCCCGATGGGCGATGGCGTCAGCCATTCGAGTGACTTCGTGTGAAGTCGCCGCGGCGCCATCAAGATTTATGTAACCAACAATTCCGCACATGGCATTACTCGCACTCTGGGGGCCTCACGCCGGCGGTTGCCGGACGAGAGCTATCACGTGCTCTTGTTCGGCTTCGGTCATGCCGTGGAACAAGGGAAGCGAAACTGAACAGTCGTTTGCCGCCCTTGCGCGCGGAAATGCATCCTTCGCCAAAGCGTACTTCTCGGCGTAGAAACTGAGCATATGCACGGCATGGGTGGCCGGCCGGGTCGAGACACCGTTCTGCTGCAGGAAATCCATCCAATTGTTGCGTCGCTCGTTCACGAAGGCGATTTCACCCTTGGCAACCTGTTCGGGCATGAACAGGCACGCATAGCTCTGATAGCCATGTTCGAAGCCATCTGGCGAGGCCGGCGGGCGGAGCCACTCGATGTCGGAAAGGGCCTGATCGTAACGCGCTGCCAAGCGGCGGCGCTCTTGGATTATGGCGTCCGCGCGATCCATCTGCGCCGAACCTAAGGCGGCTTGGATATCGGTCATGCGCTGATTGAAGCCCGCGAGGGTGTGGTCGGCCAGCAGATAGGGGCGGGGGCCGTGGTGCCGCTGAAGGTCGGAAATCACCGCGCCGTGATCACGTAGACGTCGAACCGTTTCCGCCAAGTCTGCGTCATTCGTGGTGACCATGCCGCCCTCGCCGGTGGTAATCGCTTTACGAGGGTGAAAGCTGAACACGCCGGCATCTCCCAAGGTCCCCACATGGGAGCCCTTGTACTTCGCGCCAAAGCCGCATGCCGCATCTTCGATAACCCATAGGCCATGACTGCGCGCAATCGCGCTAATTTCGTCCATGTTCGCCGCCAGGCCGAAAAGATGCACCGGGACCACGCCGCGGGTCCGCTCGGTGATCGCAGCTTCGAAGGCGACCGGATCGATATTGAAGGTCTCTAGATCAATGTCGCAGAACACGACTTTGGCCTGCTGGTGCTCGACGATGTTTGCCGTGGCGATCCAGGTGAAAGCCGGAACAATGACCTCGTCTCCAGGCTTCAGGCCCAACGCGACTGCAGCAAGGTGCAGCCCCGTGGTGCAGGAAGTGACGGCGAGCGAATGGTCTGCGCCGGTGAAACGAGACCACTTTTCCTCGAACTCACGGACCTTCGGACCCTGCACGAGCCAGCCGCTTTCAAGCGGGCCGAGGACGCTGTTGATCTCAGCCTCGGTCAGTGAAGTTCGAGCAATGGGCACATTCATGATGGGATCGGTCATTCTTCCAGCTCTTGTTACTTGGTCAGACCCACCGCGAGGCGGCGCGCGTCGACTTCGGCTTTGTGCTGCGCACGCCACTCGATCAGCCTTCGTAGACCTTCGTCTAGGTCGAGAGTGGCGGCATATTGGATATCATTCTTCGCTTTTTCCGGGCTGCCGATCCGATTCCGGACAAGCGTGGCCTGGCTCCGCGGCGCGTACTGGATTTCCTTGTTGCAGCCCGTCAAATTGAGCAGGCGCTCCGCCAGCTCCT
Above is a genomic segment from Altererythrobacter sp. Root672 containing:
- the asnB gene encoding asparagine synthase (glutamine-hydrolyzing); this translates as MCGIVGYINLDGAAATSHEVTRMADAIAHRGPDGEGYWTEGPVGLGHRRLAIIDLSPQAAQPMVSLEHRYVLVYNGEIYNFRELRRELEQAGYWFRSDSDTEVLLVALAHWGTEALQRLNGMFAFALWDRKEKTLLLARDRYGIKPLYVAHQGGRFYFSSEQKGILANPDFRRHLDEGALLEYFTFQNLFTSKTLLKDMELFPAGHFATLDLRQDGFDLKKTQYWDYRFREPDTRATDAEYREELDRLFSQAVKRQLVSDVELGSYLSGGMDSGSITAIAATHFPNLKTFTCGFDLSSASGIELSFDERVKAEAMSARFKTEHYEMVLKAGDMERCLPQLAFHLEEPRVGQSYPNYYAAQLASRFVKVVLSGAGGDELFGGYPWRYYRAAVSDDFEHYIDQYYGYWQRLVDNSWLKRMFAPVADKVEGIWTRDIFRDVFDSHANQLERPEDYINHSLYLEAKTFLHGLFVVEDKLSMAHGLETRVPFMDNDLVDFAMQCPVSLKLNRLQDVIRINENEPGDKQGAYFQKTNDGKQILRDMMAHYIPEEITKAQKQGFSSPDASWFKGESIDFVRNRLCSNGARIYDVLDRSATQELISEHLDGKENRRLLIWSLLNVNEWMEQVL
- a CDS encoding DegT/DnrJ/EryC1/StrS family aminotransferase, encoding MTDPIMNVPIARTSLTEAEINSVLGPLESGWLVQGPKVREFEEKWSRFTGADHSLAVTSCTTGLHLAAVALGLKPGDEVIVPAFTWIATANIVEHQQAKVVFCDIDLETFNIDPVAFEAAITERTRGVVPVHLFGLAANMDEISAIARSHGLWVIEDAACGFGAKYKGSHVGTLGDAGVFSFHPRKAITTGEGGMVTTNDADLAETVRRLRDHGAVISDLQRHHGPRPYLLADHTLAGFNQRMTDIQAALGSAQMDRADAIIQERRRLAARYDQALSDIEWLRPPASPDGFEHGYQSYACLFMPEQVAKGEIAFVNERRNNWMDFLQQNGVSTRPATHAVHMLSFYAEKYALAKDAFPRARAANDCSVSLPLFHGMTEAEQEHVIALVRQPPA